The genomic interval CGTCGGCGTCCGTCATCAGGATGATGCGGTGGTAGCGCGCCTTCTCCGGGTTGTAGTCCTCCGAGCCGATGCCCGTGCCCAGCGCGGTGATGAGCGTGACGATTTCGGCGCTGGTGAGCATCTTCTCGAAGCGCGCCTTCTCCACGTTCAGGATTTTTCCGCGCAAGGGGAGGATGGCCTGGTTGCGCCTGTCCCGGCCCTGCTTCGCGGAGCCACCTGCGGAGTCACCCTCGACGATGTAGAGCTCGCTCTCGTGCGGGTCGCGGCTCTGGCAGTCCGCCAGCTTTCCGGGGAGGCCGCCACCGTCCAGCACGCCCTTGCGGCGCACCGTCTCACGCGCCTTGCGCGCCGCGATGCGGGCCCGGCAGGCATCGCCAATCTTCGCGATGACCTTCTTGCCCACCATCGGCGTCTCTTCCAGGAAGGTGGCCAGCTGGTCGTTCACCATCTGCTCGACCAGGCCCTTCACCTCGCTGTTGCCCAGCTTCGTCTTCGTCTGCCCCTCGAACTGGGGGTTGGGCAGCTTCACGGAGATGACCGCGGACAGGCCTTCACGGGCGTCCTCACCCGTGGGCGTCTCCTTCAGGTCCTTCCAGATGCCGCTCTTCTCCGCGTAGCTGTTGAGCGTGCGCGTCAGCGCCGACTTGAAGCCGGACAGGTGGCTGCCACCCTCGTGGGTGTTGATGTTGTTGGCGAAGGTGTAGATGCGCTCGTCGTAGCCATCGTTCCACTGCATGGCCAGCTCCAGCGACACGCCGTCCTTCTCCACCGTGAAGGCGATGGGCTTGTCGTGCAGCACCGTCTTCGACTTGTTCAGGTACTCCACGAACGAGGAGATGCCGCCGTCGAACTTGAAGTCGTGCTCCTTGTTCGTGCGCTCGTCGCGGATGATGATGTGCAGTCCCGCGTTGAGGAACGCCAGCTCGCGCAGACGCTGGCTGAGCGTCTCGAAGTTGAAGTCCACCAGCTCCATCACCTGGGGGTCCGGCTTGAAGGCGATGACGGTGCCGCTCTTGTCGGTGGTGCCCACCACCTGCGGCGCCCCCTGGGCGACGCCCCGGGCGTAGGACTGCTCGTACACCTTGCCCGAGCGCTGGACGCGGACCTTGAACCACTCCGAGAGGAAGTTCACGCAGGTGACGCCCACGCCGTGCAAGCCGCCGGAGACCTTGTAGGCCCCATTGCCGAACTTGCTGCCCGCGTGCAGCTCCGTGAGGACCACCTCCAGCGTGTCCTTGCCCTTGAACTTGGGGTCCGGGTGCGGACCCACGGGGATGCCGCGCCCGTTGTCCATGACGCTCAGCGAGCCGTCCACGTGGATGACGACTTCGATGTCCGTGCAGTGACCCGCGAGGGCCTCGTCCACGGAGTTGTCGACGACCTCGTACACGAGCTTGTGAAGCCCGTAGGTCATCGTGTCGCCGATGTACATGCCAGGGCGCTTGCGGACCGCCTCCAGGCCCTCGAGCTTGGTGATGCTATCGGTCCCATATTCCACGGGCGGCGGAGCGACCGCGGCGCCGGCAGCGGGGGTCTTTTCCATGTGAAGCTGTCCTTGGGAAAAGGAGCCTTGCAACAGGGCTGTGCCTACCACCTCAAGGCACACTGAACAAGAGTAACGAGCCCTCGCAAAGCTGCGTAAATATTCGTGAAAATCGCTTGGCCGCCCCCTCGGACGGCAGCGCCCGGAAACCGGGAGGTCAAGCGTCGAAACGCGGTGGAGGAAGGCGGTCCTCCAGCGCTGAGATCAGCTCTTCGAAAACAGCCTTGCGGGCAAAGAGATGCCGGGTGACGAGCACCCGCCCTTCCTCCTTCAAGAACAGACCCAGCACGTCTCCCCTCCTGCCAAGCCGGCGCACCGAATCAATCTGGCCCCAGTGCAAATCCAGCTCGCGGGAGCTGAAGGGCCGGGCCACGCGGACCCCTCTGACATCCAGGGTGACCCCCCAGCCGGAGCGGGGCCGCAGCCGGTGGAGGGCGACGAGGAAGGCGAACATCAGCCCCGCGGAGACTCCCGCGCGGGCCATGTCCTGGACGCCGCCCCCGTCGCGGGCGTTGGCCAGGGCCCAGGCCGTCAGGACCGCCAGGACACAGGCCCCCAGGAAGAGGGCGATGCGCGTGGCGCGGGGGTCGAAGGCGAAGAAGCGCGGGCTGCTCATGCGTGAGGGCGCACCCTAACCCTCCTGGGCGGCGGACGCGCGGTTTTGAGCACGCCGTTGTTCGCCTCCCGGCGGGGCCCGCCTACGCTGTGGGCAGCCCATGACCGATGCCGAACTGAACGACCGCCTGCGCACCAACGTCATCGCCTTCAAACACCTGCAGCGCGAGCGCGGCCTGCTCCACCACTGGAGCGCCCCCGGCCTGGACGCCTTCTGCCTCCCCGAGCACCCCACGGAGTCCCACTTCCAGCAGGCCTACTTCGCCTCTCCCCAGGCGCTCGCCCAGGGGCTGCCGGCGATGGAGGCGTACTTCCGGGGCCAGGGCATCCCCGCATGGAGCGTGAACGTCATGCCCGGGGACGACGAGGGCGGCCGCATCCTGGGCGCCGCCGGCTACCGCCCCGAAAGCCGGATACCGGCCATGGGCCTCGCCCTGGCGGACGTCCCGGACGACCCGCCCACCTTCCCCCTGGTGGAGACGCCCCTCCAGGACGAGATGGTGGAGCTCAACACCCGCGTCTGGGGGAAGTGGGAGGACATCCTCACCGTCTGGCAGCGGCCGCCCGCCCTGCCCGTGCGCACGCTGGTGGCGCGCGAGGCGGGCGTGGCCCTGGCGTGCGGCTTCACCCTGGACGTGGGCGACACCGCGGGGGTGTACATGGTCGTCACCGCGCCCGAGGCCCGGGGCCGCGGACTGGCGTCGGAGGTGATGCGGGGGCTGCTCGCGGGCGCCCGCGAGCGCGGCCTCCAGGCCTCCGTGCTCCAGGCCACCGAGCAGGGCCGGAGCGTGTACCGCAAGCTGGGCTACCGGGAGCTGGGCGACTGGGTGGGTTGGCTCCAGCGCGCGGGGTAGGCGCACCGGGGCCTGGGCGCCCTCAGCGGAGCGCCTCCAGTTCCTCCAGCGCCGCCAGCACCTGGGAGGGCTGCCGGGCCTCGTCCAGGCGCTCCGCCAGCCCTCGCGCCGCCAGCCGGGCCACGTGGGCCATGCGGATGAGGCGCGCGCGGCCGCGCTCTCCGTCCACCGCCGCCACCACCAGCCGCAGCGGCCGGCCGTCCGGCGTGTCCACCTTCAACCCCTTGGCCAACGTCACCAACGCCACCACCGACGGCACTCCGGGCAAGAAGACGTGAGGGACCGCCACCCCGCCCCCCACCGAGCACGAGGACAGGTCATCCAACTGGCTCAAGCCCTCCACCAGCCGCGCCGTGTCCACGCCCGGCAGGGCCGCCGCCAGCCGGCCCGCCACCACGTCCAGCAAGTCCTCCCAGCCGCCACAGGAGACCTGGAGCACCACGCGCTCGGGGGCCACCAGCGGCGCGAGCGCCGGCACCGGCCCGTCCCCGTGGCCGCCGCGCACCGGGAACTCCGCGTCCAGGAACTCGCGCACCCGGGCGAGCTGCGCGCCCGTCAGCCGCCGGCGCGCCAGCTCCAGGAAGAGCGTGCCGGAGCCCGGCACGTCCTCCAGGTACTCGGCGACATAGGGGCTCACCCGGTTCGCCACGTCCATCAGCAGCGCGGGCGGCACGTCCAGCTCGCGCGCGATGGCCGTCAGCCGCTCCACCGTGGGCGGCGCGTCCACGCCGTTCTCCACCCGGCTCAAGTACGCGCTCGACACGCCGATGCGGCGGGCCAGGTCCCGCAGGGACAGCCCCGCGTCCACCCGCAACAGCCGCAGTGTGGCCCCCAGGTGCATGACGTTCAGCTCCTCGTCGCCACCGCCGGAGCCACCGGCTCGGCCTCGGTCGCGGACACGGCCTCCACCACGGGCTCGGGCTCATGCACCACCAGCAGCGAGCCCGGCGCGTCGCGGACGATGCGCTCGCGATGCAGGCCGAACAGACGGTCCTCCAGGCCCCACTGCACGCCCATGCCCACCACCACCAGGTCATAGCCGCCCTGACGGACCTCCTCGAGCGCGGCGTCCTCGGGCGTCTCACTGCGCACGACCTTCAGCCGCACGCCCGGCCCCTCCGCGGAGGGGAACAGCTCCTCCACCTGCGCCCGCGCGTTGTTGCCCTCGCGCGACGTCACGTGCAGCACGGTGATTTCCGCGCCCGCGTGCTTCATCAACCGGCGCGCCAGCTTCAGCGCCGCCCGGTCATGCCGGCTGCCGATGAAGGGCACCAGCACGCGCTTCACGTCCGCCAGGCCCCGGTCCACCAGCACCGCCACGGTGCCGGACGCGGCGCTCATCACCTCGTGCACCGTGCCGCCCAGCACCGTCTGGCTGAACAGCGGCTTGTGCCAGCCCAGCAGCACCAGGTCCGCGCGCTTCGCCTGCGCCGTGCGGCAGATGTCCTGCGCGGGCTCCGTCGACACGAAGGACAACGGCCGCACCGACAATCCCAGCTTCGCCGCCCGGCCCAACAGCGGCGCGAGCACCCCGTCTCCCTCCGGCTCGACCTCCGGGGCCAGGGCTTCCGCCTCCGTGCCGCGCAGCGACACCCGCTCCGGATGCACCAGGTGCAGGGCGTGGAGCTGCGAGGTCTCCGGCCCCGCCGACAGCGCCTTGGCCAGGCTGGCCATGCCCGGCCCCGCCTGCTGGTGGGAGATGCACATCAGCATCGAGTAGGGCGCCGCCGAGCCCTGCGCGGGCGGAGGATCCAACGTCACCCGGTCCAGCGCCAGCTCCTCCGTCGGATAGAACCACCGCAGGAGCGGCGTGGTCATGAACGTCGTCACCAGCGCCATCAGCACCATCATCGTGAAGAGCGTGGGCGAGATGACGCCCAGGTCCAGGCCCAGGTTGAGGACGATGAGCTCCATCAACCCGCGCGTGTTCATCAGGACACCCACGGCGCCCGCCTCGCGCCAGCGCATGCCCGTCAGCCGCGCCGCCACCGCGCTGCCGCCGAACTTGCCCACGCATGCCAGCAGGATGATGACCCCGCACGTCAGCCACGCCTCGGGCGTGTTGAGCAGGCCAATCTGCGTGCGCAGGCCGCTGAAGGCGAAGAACACGGGCAGGAGCAACACCACCGCCACGTCCTCCAGCTTCTCCGCCAGCGCCTCGGCGAGCCCGCCCTCCTTGGGGATGACCGCGCCGAAGAGGAAGGCCCCGAAGAGGGCGTGGATGCCGATGAGCTCCGTCGCCCACGCGGACGCGAGCAGCAAGAGCAGCGTGCCGGCCACCACGTTCTGCGTCAGGCCCTCGCGGCTCGCCACGCGGGCGCCCAGCCGCGCGAGGAACGGCCGCACCGCCAGCAGCATGAAGGCGATGTAGCCCATGGCGAGCAGCGTGGTGATGCCCGCCTGCATCAGGTCCGAGGCCCGGACGATGGACACCACGAAGGCCAGCAGACACCACGCCGTGACGTCATCCACCGCCGCGCACGTAATCGCGATGGCGCCCACGCGCGACTGCAACAGCCCCCGCTCCGTGAGGATGCGCGCGAGCACCGGGAACGCGGTGATGCTCATCGACACGCCCATGAAGAGCACGAACGAGGAGAACGGAACGCTCGGGTCCGACAAGTCCTTGTAGAGCCAGAGCGCCGCCGCCGCCGCGCCCAGCGCGAAGGGCACCACGATGCTCGTGTGGCTGATGGCCACCGACGCGTGGCCGCGCCCCTTCAAGAGCCTCGGGTCCAGCTCCAACCCGATGAGGAACATGAAGAGCACCAGCCCCACCTGGCTGAGCATCGTCAGCGCCGGCATCGAGTTCGCGGGGAACAGCGCATGCATCACGTCCGGCGCCAGCCACCCCAGCAGCGACGGGCCAAGCACGATGCCCGCCACCACCTCCGCGATGACCAGCGGTTGCCCCAGCCAACGCGTCCCACGTCCTATCAGCCGAGACACGCCGATAATGACGATGAGCTGCACCAGCAGCAGCGTGAGCGCATTGGCGTGCATCCATACCTCCCCGTCGATGACGTACGTGTTAAGTGGGCACTTACCAGCCCCCATCGCGAGGCGTCAAACATCCATTGCGCCCGCCTGCCCGCCCACCGCGTGCGTGTTGGAGACCCGGCAGAGCGGGTGCGTGCTCACTCCGCCTGGTGTTTGCGGATGGCGTCCAGCAGCGTGTCCACGTCCACGGGTTTGCGCAGATGTCCACACGCGCCAATCTCCTCGGCCACCTGCCGCGCGTTGGCGGACGCGGAGAAGACGAGCAAGGGGATGTCACGCCACGCGGGCACCTGGCGCATGGCGCGCGCGAAGCCCGCGCCGTCCATCACCGGCATCATCATGTCCAACAGCACCAACCCCGGCAGCTCGCGCGACGCCCCCAGCACATCGAGCGCGTGCTTGCCATTGCTCGCTCCCACGACTTCATAGCCCGCGTCGCGCAGCACTTCCTCCAGGGCCTCGCGCAGGTCCGCGTCGTCGTCCACCACCAGCAGCGGCCCAGTCACGCACGCACCTCGCTCTCTCGCCCAAGGCCCTCGGACTCACACCCGGGCCCCGGAGCCTACCGCGAGCCCCCCGCCGCGATGACAGCCCGTCGTCCACGGGATTGCCCGGGCCTCCCCGCTCGGGCATCGCGATGTTGAGCACTCGCCACTTCCCGCGCCGGGCGCGCACCGCCCTCGCCCATCCGCTGTCACCGACTCCAATCCGTTGACATGGCCCGTGGACGAACGCGGCCTCACCCTGGAGCACGAGAGACGCGGTGCCGGGTGTCGCGCACCGGGCGCCAGGGAAAATCGCCGCGTCCTCCAAAAATCCGCGCGGGGTCCTTCGTCGTAGTCCGCCCCAGCCGGGTTTCAGGGGGCACCCGGCGCACACTTCTCGACCGCCTCTCCGGATGGACTCATGACCGACGCACTCTCCCGCCGGGCCGCGCTGCGGACCGCCGCGGGCCTGGGGCTGACGGCGGGCCTGCTCACACGCGGCTCACCGGCTCACGCCCGGTTCGCGCCCACCGACGTGGACGCGCTCAAGGCGCTGCTCATCGTCGAACGCAACGCCATCAAGACCTACCAGGCGGGCATCGCCGTGCTCGCCGCCGCCCCCAGCACCGACCCGCTCCTGCGCTTCCGGGGCATCATCCAGGCCATTGCCCAGCACTTCATGGCGCAGCACTCGGACCACGCCGCGAAGCTGGCGCTGTTCATCACCCGGCAGGGCGGCGCCGACGACGTGGGCGACGGCACCGCGCAAATCCCCGCCGACTTCGTGCCCGGCATCCAGAACGTCATCGACCTGGCCACCAACGCGGAGAAGGCGGCCGCCATCGCCTACACGGACACGCAGAAGACCCTCAACGCGACGGACAACGCGGAGCTCGCCGCCGCCATCGGCGCGGTGGAGTCCCAACACTTCGTCGTCCTCAACCTGGCCGCCCGCGGCTTCGTCACCCCCGCCGCGTCCACCGTGAACCAACCCGCGGACGCGCTTGCGTCCGTGGCCGCCCGGTTCGTGCCCACCAGCTTCGCCATCACCATCGATGGCTCGCCCGGGCTCGACGACGAAACCCTCCTACCCCCCTACGACGTGACGAAGTGATGGAGACCTCGACCATGCCCCCCTCGCCTCCGTCCGACGTCCCGCTCGAGCGCCGCCGGCTCCTGCGGGGACTCGCCGCCCTGGCCACCCTCTCCACGCTCGCGGGCTGCAAGAAGCTCGACGAGGGCGCCCAGGTCTACGGCAACCCCATCGACCGGGCCCGGGAGGCCAGCGCGCTCAACACGCTGCTCTCCGTCGAGTACGAGTTCGTCGACGGCTACCAACAAGCCATCCTCCTGCTCACCGCCGGACGCGATGACACCTCGCTCCCCTCGCAGCAGCGGGACCTGGCGTCGCTCGCGCTCGCCATCGCCCAGGCGTTCCTGGAGGACCATGAAGCCCACGCGGACCTGCTCGTCGCGATGGTGACGAACCTGGGCGCCGTCCCCCTGCGCGTGGACCAGGCGCCCTTCATCCCGCCCCCCATGTTCAAGCCCACCATCGGCAACACCCTCAAGCTGGCCGCCAACGAGGAGCGCCGAGGCACCATCGCCTACAACCGCGTGCTCAAGGGACTCAACACGCCCAGCACCCGCTTCGCCCTCGCCTCCATCGAAGGCGTCCAGGCGCAGCACTTCATGGTGCTCAAGGCCCTCATCGACGCGCTGGTGGACACGACCTCCACCTTCGACGCGCGGCAGGCCGTGCCCGCGCCCTTCATCTCCTCCACCGTGAGCCTGGGCGGCGGCAACGGGCTCCAGGACGTGCCCGACCTCGCCGTGAACAACCCGGGCTGACACGCGTCTCTCACCGGCCGCGGCGGGCCCTCCCTCCCGCCGCGTCCGCTACCGCCAGGACAGCTCGTACTCGCTCTCCAACAACGCCACCTGCCGCCCCCGCACCTTCACGTCCCGAGCCCCCACCGCCTCCAGCGCCCCGCGCAACACCCCCACGTGGTACACGGCCGGCATGAAGTCGCGCCGCATCACGAAGCGCGCGCTGCGCTCCCCCGTCCACAGCGGGTAGCGCTCCCCGTAGCTCACCGCCATGCGGTACGAGTCCGCCATCGCATCCACCAGCAGCCGGGGACTGCCCGTGGTCTCCGCCAAGAGCTCGCGGCCGAACAGCGATGACAGGAAGTCCACCGACGCCTGCTCGCCCATGCGCAGCAGCACCTCGTCGAAGCCCCGGGAGCCCGGGCCCAACAACCGCGCCGCCGTGGACACCATCCGCAGGTAGCGAGACACCGGGTACAGGTGGAAGGGATTGATTTCCCACACCCCCGCCACACCCTTGCACCGCGCCACCGCGCCTTCTCCTCCCAGGCACGCGATGACGTGCAGCGCCCCCTGGAAGAACATGCCCCGCGCCTGGTCATCCTCCGTCGCCGCCAGGCGCCGCTGCTCCAACTCCCACGCCGCGCCACCGCCGCTGACTTCCGTGCCCACGTACATGGTCGTCTCCCCGAGGGGACTCGTGCTGCCTCGGCCCAGGGGACACACCCAGCCCCCTCCTTGAATTACAGAGCTAGCTGGACTCCCCCCACTTCCTAGTTGCCAACCCTCTCATATTTTTCCACCCTTGTCGAAGGGTTCGAGCCGACCCCGGAAATGGGGCAAGGCAGCGTTCAGCACCGGAAGCCCCTGGATTCTGGACACTTTTCTCCCGAGGGGCCCGCCTCGGGAGCGGAGGACGTCCTGGGTGCGGGCTGTCAGCGGGAGGTGAGGGAGGACTCGGCGGCGGAGAGCCCCGCACCGGGTTCAAAGCGGTGGCCGGAGGCGAGCAGGGCCCGCTCCACGGCCCCCACGGTGGCCAGCACATCCGAGGGGCTCACCCGGTTCATGTGGCCCACGCGGAAGTAGCGCGCCTTGAGGTCCGGGTGGAGTCCGCCGGCCACCACCACGCCCTCCTGCTTCACGCGCCCCACCAGCGACGCGTCCACGCCCTCCGGGTAGTAGACGGCGCTCAGCATGTTCGCCGTCACGGCCTCGGACACCGGCACCATGCGCAGCCCCAACGCGGCCCAGGCGGAGCGGAAGGAGCGCGCCAGGCGCTGATGGCGGGCGAAGCGGGCCTCCAGCCCCTCCGCGAGAATCAGCCCCAGGCTCACGTCCAGCGCGTGGACCAGGTTGACGGGAGGCGTGGCGAAGTACGCGGGCTTGCCCGCCTCATAGGCCTCCATGATGGGGAGCCACTCCGCGAAGTCGCAGTAGACGCTGGCCACGGGCGCGCGCCGGTTGCGCCACAGCTCCATCGCCCGAGGCCCCACGGTGAGCAGCGCCAATCCCGGCGGCACCCCCACCGCCTTCTGGCTGGCCGTCAGGTACACGTCCGCGCCCCACGCGTCCTGGTGGAACACCTCGCCCGCGGTGGCGCACACGCCGTCCACCACCGACACGGCGCCGAACTCGCGCGCCAGGCGGGACAAGGACTCCACGGGCGCGAGCACCCCGGTGGACGTGTCTACGTGGGTGATGGTCATCACCTTGAAGCCGCCGCGCTCCAGGTGGCCCTTCACCTCTTCGACGGAGGGCACGTCCCCCGGCGCGGCGCGCACGTGCGTCACCCTGGCGCCGTGGCGCTCGAGGATTTTCGCCATCCGGTCACTGAAGTAGCCCGTATTCACCACGAGGGCCGCGTCACCGGGCTCGACGAGGTTGGCGACGGCCAGCTCCATGGCCAGCGTGCCGGAGCCGGAGACGACGAAGGGCTGCGCGCTGGGGGCGAGGCACACCTCGCGCAGGCGCTTGAGCGCCCGTCCGAAGATGGCGATGAAGGCGGGGTCCGTGTGCCCGAGAGTGGGAGACCCCAGCGCTTGAAGCACCTCCTGCTCGAACTCCACGGGCCCCGGAATCATCAGCAGGTCTCTCACGGCGTCACCACTCCTCGCGTGGCGCCGGCCCGGCGTGGGCCCTGAGCGCGTCACGCGTCACGCCGGGCACTGTACATCCCTGGGCTCACAGCCTCTCGAGCAGCTCGCGCAGGATGGAGAACCCCTGACGGAAATCCGCCAGATGGGCCTGCTCGTTGGGCGCGTGGTAGTACTTCATCTCGCCGAAGCCGGTGATTTGAACGTCGCAGCCCTGACGTTGCAGGTCCCTCACCAGCGGCAGCGAGCCGGTGAGCGAGAAGGGCTGCGCGTCCACGCCGCGCACGGCCTTCATCGCGTCCTTCAGCGCCTGGAGCCCCTGGGAGTCCAGACGACAGGCGATGCCCTCCGTGCCCGAGGCCGGGAAGCGGAACGACAGCGTGCCGCGCTTGCCGTCGGCCGTGCGGACGCGAGGGAACCCCGCGGGCACGTCGCCGCGCTCCAGCCGCGCGTCCAGCTCCCGCACGAAGTCCTCCGTGGCCCGCCGCACCTCGGCCAGGTCATGGAAGGGCGTCAGGCGGATGTCGCCGCGCAGCGTGACGTCCGCGGGAATCTTCGTCTCCTTCGTGTTCGCGGCCTCCACCACGGTGGCCTTGAGGCTGGAGGACGCCAGGAAGCCCCAGCGCTTCTCGTCGTCGGAAGGCGGGTAGCGCGCGTGGAACCAGCGGGCCAGCTCCAGCGACGCGGCCATGGCCAGCTCCAGCGCGTTGACGCAGTTCTGCGGCATGCCCGAGTGCCCTCCCACGCCGGTGACCTTCAGCTCCCACTGGCTGATGCCGGCGGTGCCCAGCGTGGGCCCGAAGTTGGCGCTGTCCAGCCAGTACACCGGCTGCCCGGCCAGGTCCTTGAGCCGCCCCTGCTCCGCGACGTAGCCCAGGCCCAGGCCCGGCAGGTCCGTGGACTCCTCGTTGGCGATGAGCACCACCTTCAGCGTGCGGCGCGGACGCTGGCCCGTCTCCGCCAGCTGCGCCAGCAGGTCCGTCGCCACCGCGACATGACCCAGGCAGTCGGTGACGCCGCGGCCGTAGAGCAGCCCGTCCGGGCCTTCCCACAGCTTGAAGGGGTCGTGCTCCCAGCCCTCCGCCTGCCGGTCGGCGGGGACCACGTCGAAGTGCGCGCCCACGAAGCCCAGCGCGCCCTCGCCCGTGCCCTTCACGGTGAGCACCAGGCTGGGGCGGGACTCGTTGCCGGGCGAGGCCAGGGACTCCGCGTGGATGAAGCCGCTGGCGATGTGCGGCGCCAACGTGTCCAGCACCACCTGGGCGGCGAGCCGCTCCTCGGGCACCAGCCCCGCGGAGGGGTTGTTCTGCAGCTTGGGCGTCAGGGCGATGAGACGCCGGAGGACATCCAGGAAACGGTCTTCACGCAGGGAGAGCGCGGTCATGGGCGCGCGATTGGAGCCCAGGTGCTCCCCGCACGGAAATGAAAACGACGACGCCGGGGCGTGAGGAGCGCCCCGGCGCCGGGTACCACGACATCAAGAAGCCACCGCGACCCGCGGGCTTTGCTTCAGCGGTAGGTCAGCGCCTGCGAATCCATGCGGGCCACCTGGCCGGCCGTGAACGAGTTCATGCAGGAGTCGTCGGTGTAGTCCATGAAGTTGGTGATGGGGTCGTTGCCAGCGGCGGAGCAGGTGTTGCGGCCCGTCGGGCAGCCGAAGGCGGCGGAGGCCTCGGCCGGCGTGTCGCTGACGGAGTCACCCGGGTTGGCGCAGCCGCCCTGGAACGTGTGGTACAGGCCCAGCCAGTGGCCGACCTCGTGCGTGCCCGTGTCGCCCAGGTTGTACGGAGCGGAGCTGCCGCCCGGCACGCTGGAGTGCAGAATCACGACGCCGTCCATGATGGGGTCGCTGGTGTAGCTGGAGGGGAACGTCGCCCAGCCCAAGAGGCCGCCGCTCGGGGCCGCGGAGTAGAGGTTCAGCGCGTTCTTGCCGCCCTTGCGCAGCGCCGTCTTCACCGCGCGCTCCGTCGTCGCGTTGCCGATGCCCGTGAACCAGGTGGCGTTCGTCGTGCGCGTCGTCGCCGTCAGCGTGAACTTGAACGGGGTGTTCGCGTACGCCGCGTTCAGCACGTTCATCTGGTTGGTGATCATGGCCGTGGTGAGGTCACCGTTCGCCACGCCCGTGCCCTTGTTGATGACATGGAAGTAGACGGGGATGGTCACCGAGCCATTGGGACGCGCGGACGCGGACAGCACGCGCTCCTGCGCATAGCGGCGCTCCATGTCCGCCATCTCCTCGTGGGTCGGATTCACGCGGCAACCCCGGGCCTCGAGAACCTGCTGCGTGGGCTGCTCCTCGCCCGCGGGAGGCTTCGCGTCACCCGACTCCGGGGCGTTGTTTGCACAGCCGGACAGCGCAACCAGGGCACCGACGACCACGGCGAAACGACCGCTGCGACGCACGACACTGGACATTCCCGACTCCTCGGAAAATGCGGGGGAAGCACGATATTCCTGAATGATTCCCCTTACGTCAAACGGGTCACGGAAACCCCGGCCCGAAGTGGGGGGCGACCTCGGAGGGAGCGGCCCCCGTCAGCGGTAGGTCAGCGCCATCGCGTCCATGCGCGCCGCCTGCCCCGGCGT from Myxococcus stipitatus carries:
- a CDS encoding TIGR02265 family protein, with amino-acid sequence MYVGTEVSGGGAAWELEQRRLAATEDDQARGMFFQGALHVIACLGGEGAVARCKGVAGVWEINPFHLYPVSRYLRMVSTAARLLGPGSRGFDEVLLRMGEQASVDFLSSLFGRELLAETTGSPRLLVDAMADSYRMAVSYGERYPLWTGERSARFVMRRDFMPAVYHVGVLRGALEAVGARDVKVRGRQVALLESEYELSWR
- a CDS encoding alanine--glyoxylate aminotransferase family protein, whose amino-acid sequence is MRDLLMIPGPVEFEQEVLQALGSPTLGHTDPAFIAIFGRALKRLREVCLAPSAQPFVVSGSGTLAMELAVANLVEPGDAALVVNTGYFSDRMAKILERHGARVTHVRAAPGDVPSVEEVKGHLERGGFKVMTITHVDTSTGVLAPVESLSRLAREFGAVSVVDGVCATAGEVFHQDAWGADVYLTASQKAVGVPPGLALLTVGPRAMELWRNRRAPVASVYCDFAEWLPIMEAYEAGKPAYFATPPVNLVHALDVSLGLILAEGLEARFARHQRLARSFRSAWAALGLRMVPVSEAVTANMLSAVYYPEGVDASLVGRVKQEGVVVAGGLHPDLKARYFRVGHMNRVSPSDVLATVGAVERALLASGHRFEPGAGLSAAESSLTSR
- a CDS encoding M20/M25/M40 family metallo-hydrolase, which translates into the protein MTALSLREDRFLDVLRRLIALTPKLQNNPSAGLVPEERLAAQVVLDTLAPHIASGFIHAESLASPGNESRPSLVLTVKGTGEGALGFVGAHFDVVPADRQAEGWEHDPFKLWEGPDGLLYGRGVTDCLGHVAVATDLLAQLAETGQRPRRTLKVVLIANEESTDLPGLGLGYVAEQGRLKDLAGQPVYWLDSANFGPTLGTAGISQWELKVTGVGGHSGMPQNCVNALELAMAASLELARWFHARYPPSDDEKRWGFLASSSLKATVVEAANTKETKIPADVTLRGDIRLTPFHDLAEVRRATEDFVRELDARLERGDVPAGFPRVRTADGKRGTLSFRFPASGTEGIACRLDSQGLQALKDAMKAVRGVDAQPFSLTGSLPLVRDLQRQGCDVQITGFGEMKYYHAPNEQAHLADFRQGFSILRELLERL
- a CDS encoding zinc metalloprotease, with product MSSVVRRSGRFAVVVGALVALSGCANNAPESGDAKPPAGEEQPTQQVLEARGCRVNPTHEEMADMERRYAQERVLSASARPNGSVTIPVYFHVINKGTGVANGDLTTAMITNQMNVLNAAYANTPFKFTLTATTRTTNATWFTGIGNATTERAVKTALRKGGKNALNLYSAAPSGGLLGWATFPSSYTSDPIMDGVVILHSSVPGGSSAPYNLGDTGTHEVGHWLGLYHTFQGGCANPGDSVSDTPAEASAAFGCPTGRNTCSAAGNDPITNFMDYTDDSCMNSFTAGQVARMDSQALTYR